A genome region from Tolypothrix sp. PCC 7712 includes the following:
- a CDS encoding substrate-binding domain-containing protein, producing the protein MKQDNNLRNNLKSIRTRLGMSQQDLANIAGVTRQTISGVESGQYAPSVAITLRLAKALGCQVEDLFWLEQDLPEIEAVLTKEVPLGQQFRLSLARVGGQWIAYPLVGRDAFRQDMIPADGETVAVDGFPGISKLSFPEGVPAGYPKGEGVSQKATDKVRVRLLDDNIAALHNTVVIAGCSPVISLWARATERWHPQLRVQYNFANSMAALHSLCRGEAHIAGMHLYDPETGEYNIPFVREVLAGREAVMITLGVWEEGLLVQSGNPKGIKSVTNLVETQATIVNRELGSGSRMLLEQTLQKEQVPFDAIHGFEQIVRSHQDVAEAVASGMADAGISTASVATAFGLGFVPMHQSRYDLVILKEYLEEAPVQQLLNTLGHKFVHSQLEVLGGYDTSNIGAVVATIGN; encoded by the coding sequence ATGAAGCAGGATAACAACCTCCGCAATAACTTGAAGTCAATCAGAACTCGCCTGGGCATGAGCCAGCAGGATTTAGCTAATATTGCGGGAGTTACCCGTCAAACCATTAGTGGTGTAGAGTCGGGACAATATGCTCCTTCAGTGGCAATTACACTGCGCTTGGCTAAAGCCTTGGGATGTCAAGTTGAGGATCTATTCTGGTTAGAGCAGGATTTACCTGAAATTGAAGCAGTTTTGACAAAAGAAGTCCCTTTAGGTCAGCAATTTAGGCTGAGTTTGGCAAGGGTAGGAGGTCAATGGATAGCTTATCCTTTAGTTGGCAGAGATGCTTTTCGCCAAGATATGATTCCGGCTGATGGTGAGACAGTTGCGGTGGACGGGTTCCCCGGCATAAGCAAACTGTCGTTCCCTGAAGGGGTTCCCGCAGGGTACCCGAAGGGTGAAGGCGTGAGTCAAAAAGCGACAGATAAAGTGAGAGTTCGGTTGTTAGATGATAATATCGCCGCACTTCATAACACTGTCGTGATTGCTGGCTGTTCTCCGGTGATTTCATTATGGGCCAGAGCAACCGAACGTTGGCATCCGCAACTGCGAGTCCAATATAACTTCGCAAATAGTATGGCAGCATTGCACAGCTTATGCCGAGGTGAAGCTCACATTGCGGGAATGCATCTATATGATCCGGAAACTGGGGAGTATAACATTCCCTTTGTGCGTGAAGTATTAGCCGGAAGGGAAGCAGTGATGATTACTCTAGGAGTTTGGGAAGAAGGACTATTAGTGCAGTCTGGGAATCCCAAAGGTATCAAATCAGTTACCAACTTAGTAGAAACCCAAGCAACTATTGTTAACCGTGAACTAGGTTCTGGAAGTCGAATGCTGTTAGAGCAAACACTGCAAAAGGAACAAGTACCATTTGATGCTATTCATGGGTTTGAGCAGATTGTGAGAAGCCACCAGGATGTTGCGGAAGCTGTAGCATCAGGAATGGCTGATGCAGGTATCAGTACGGCATCGGTAGCTACTGCATTTGGTCTAGGATTTGTACCCATGCATCAATCACGCTACGATTTAGTAATTCTCAAAGAATATTTAGAAGAAGCACCAGTACAGCAGTTACTCAATACTTTGGGACATAAGTTTGTGCATTCACAACTAGAAGTTCTCGGTGGTTATGACACCAGCAATATTGGCGCAGTTGTCGCAACTATTGGCAATTGA
- the nifH gene encoding nitrogenase iron protein, with the protein MSGEKIRQIAFYGKGGIGKSTTSQNTLAAMAEVGQRILIVGCDPKADSTRLILHTKAQTTVLHLAAERGAVEDLELDEVVLQGFRGIKCVESGGPEPGVGCAGRGIITAINFLEENGAYSNVDFVSYDVLGDVVCGGFAMPIREGKAQEIYIVTSGEMMAMYAANNIARGILKYAHSGGVRLGGLICNSRKTDREDELITTLANRLSTQMIHFVPRDNIVQHAELRRMTVNEYAPDSNQANEYRILADKVINNQNMAIPTPIEMDELEALLIEFGILESDDEKEKLVGISKAQEETTKKQEDAQGEALEAVKKGNVEIVSGRDKK; encoded by the coding sequence ATGTCAGGTGAAAAAATTAGACAAATAGCTTTCTACGGTAAAGGTGGTATTGGTAAATCTACTACCTCTCAAAATACCCTAGCTGCAATGGCAGAAGTGGGTCAACGGATTCTGATTGTGGGTTGTGATCCTAAAGCTGACTCCACCCGTTTGATTCTACATACCAAAGCTCAAACCACCGTACTACATTTGGCTGCTGAAAGAGGCGCAGTAGAAGACCTAGAACTTGATGAAGTCGTACTTCAAGGCTTCCGAGGCATTAAATGCGTAGAATCTGGTGGCCCAGAACCAGGTGTAGGTTGCGCCGGTCGGGGTATTATTACCGCTATTAACTTCTTGGAAGAAAACGGTGCTTACTCCAACGTAGACTTCGTATCCTATGACGTATTAGGTGACGTTGTGTGCGGTGGTTTTGCAATGCCAATTCGGGAAGGTAAAGCACAAGAAATCTACATTGTGACTTCCGGTGAAATGATGGCGATGTACGCTGCTAACAACATCGCTCGTGGTATTTTAAAATATGCTCACTCTGGTGGTGTACGCTTGGGTGGTTTGATTTGTAACAGCCGCAAAACAGACCGGGAAGATGAATTAATTACCACCCTCGCCAACAGACTCAGCACCCAAATGATTCACTTCGTCCCTCGTGACAACATCGTACAACACGCTGAGTTGCGCCGGATGACAGTCAACGAGTACGCACCTGATAGTAATCAAGCGAATGAATACCGGATATTAGCCGACAAGGTTATCAACAATCAAAATATGGCTATTCCTACACCCATCGAAATGGATGAGCTAGAAGCATTGTTGATTGAATTCGGTATTCTCGAAAGCGACGATGAAAAAGAAAAATTAGTTGGTATCAGCAAAGCTCAAGAAGAAACTACCAAAAAGCAAGAGGATGCTCAAGGTGAAGCACTCGAAGCAGTCAAAAAAGGCAACGTAGAAATCGTTTCCGGTAGAGATAAAAAGTAA
- the nifE gene encoding nitrogenase iron-molybdenum cofactor biosynthesis protein NifE → MKTSQEEINDQPYKSEAEQNNQSCSQLSQLGDNCDCAFDGAMITLVPITDAAHLVHGPNGCIGNYWGGRDNLSSGSLMYKNCFTSDMDESDIIFGGAKKLYRAILELQRRYKPAAIFVYSTCVSALIGDDINGACREAAEITGTPVIPIDAPGFVGHRNQGIRLASEALLEYVIGTAEPDKTTLYDINLIGEYNIGGDIWNILPMLEELGIRVLSKITGDARYQEICYAHRAKLNVVNSSAKAMLKMAKQMEERFHIPYITESFYGIDNLNRCLRNIAAKLGDTELQVRTENLINSETTALNNQLDFYLPSLQGKRILIDITNLNNWAIISAIQYLGMEVLLSSTNKITQDNQRKIQGLFGENTKILGIEISQLITEFKPDLLIASNHYQATAMKTKIPFLDINQERKNAYTGYAGIISVAQELYTTLYSPVWEQVRRPAPWE, encoded by the coding sequence ATGAAAACTAGTCAAGAAGAAATCAACGACCAGCCTTATAAATCAGAAGCCGAGCAAAATAATCAGTCTTGTTCACAATTATCTCAGCTTGGAGATAATTGCGATTGTGCCTTTGATGGTGCCATGATTACTCTAGTTCCTATTACTGATGCAGCTCATTTAGTCCACGGGCCAAACGGCTGCATAGGTAACTATTGGGGTGGTCGTGATAATCTCTCCTCTGGTTCTCTGATGTACAAAAATTGCTTTACTTCTGATATGGATGAGAGCGATATCATTTTTGGTGGTGCAAAAAAGCTGTACAGAGCAATTTTAGAATTGCAAAGACGTTACAAACCAGCAGCGATATTTGTCTACTCCACTTGCGTTTCTGCTCTCATTGGTGACGATATTAATGGAGCTTGCAGAGAGGCTGCTGAAATAACGGGAACACCAGTTATTCCTATAGATGCGCCTGGATTTGTGGGTCATCGGAATCAAGGTATTCGGTTAGCGAGTGAAGCTTTGTTAGAATATGTAATTGGTACTGCCGAACCTGATAAAACCACGCTTTATGATATCAATTTGATTGGTGAGTATAACATTGGTGGTGATATTTGGAATATATTACCAATGTTAGAAGAATTAGGTATTAGAGTACTATCAAAAATTACAGGTGATGCGCGTTATCAAGAAATATGTTACGCCCATCGTGCCAAGCTGAATGTTGTTAATAGTTCTGCTAAGGCTATGTTAAAAATGGCAAAGCAGATGGAAGAGCGTTTTCATATTCCTTACATCACAGAATCATTTTATGGTATAGACAATCTCAATCGTTGTCTCAGGAATATTGCAGCTAAGTTAGGTGACACAGAATTACAGGTACGCACAGAGAATTTAATTAATTCAGAAACTACGGCTTTAAATAATCAACTTGATTTTTATCTTCCTAGTCTCCAAGGAAAACGGATTTTAATTGATATTACCAATCTCAATAATTGGGCAATTATTTCAGCTATTCAATATCTGGGAATGGAAGTGCTGCTTTCTAGCACAAACAAGATAACTCAAGATAATCAACGCAAAATTCAAGGTTTATTCGGTGAGAATACTAAAATTTTAGGGATAGAGATTAGTCAGTTAATTACTGAATTTAAACCTGATTTATTAATTGCTAGCAATCACTATCAAGCCACAGCTATGAAAACCAAGATTCCTTTTTTAGACATAAATCAGGAACGCAAAAATGCATATACAGGTTATGCAGGAATTATCAGTGTGGCACAAGAATTGTATACAACTCTCTACAGTCCTGTATGGGAGCAGGTGCGTCGTCCTGCGCCTTGGGAGTAA
- the nifN gene encoding nitrogenase iron-molybdenum cofactor biosynthesis protein NifN: MAIISITSTSVAVNPLKQSQPVGATLAFLGLQGMMPMLHGSPGCSAFTKVVLTKHLGKVFPLSSTAMTEVSTILGGEENIEKAIAKLVQISQPKMIGICTTGLTETRGDDMGRLLKDMRQRYSELSQVPIYLVSTPDFKGTLQDGFAAAVESIVKEIPQTTDRQNCCPKQITILASSAFTPGDLQEIKEIVSAFGLQPIIVPDISGLLNIHALDDRHSLVTSGGTSLPQLRAIPHSVFTIALGESMRGAARILSQKFCTPYEVFDTVSGLEAADKFLQALADISSIPVPAKYRYQRLQLQDAMLDAHFYFGGKRVSLALEPDLLWSTVSFLQSMGAQIHAAVTTARSPLLEKLPITSVTIGDLEDFEQLAVGSDLLISNSHAVTISQRLTIPIYRQGIPIYDRLGHNQSTKVGYRGTMQYLFDIGNLLYEQNKAKV, translated from the coding sequence ATGGCGATTATTAGCATCACAAGTACATCAGTTGCAGTTAATCCTCTGAAGCAAAGCCAACCAGTAGGCGCAACCTTAGCTTTTTTAGGCTTGCAAGGTATGATGCCAATGTTACATGGTTCTCCTGGCTGTAGTGCTTTTACCAAGGTCGTTTTAACCAAGCATCTGGGTAAGGTATTTCCTCTATCTAGTACTGCCATGACAGAGGTTTCTACTATTTTAGGTGGTGAGGAAAATATTGAAAAGGCGATCGCAAAATTAGTGCAGATATCTCAACCCAAAATGATTGGTATATGTACCACTGGATTGACGGAAACCAGAGGGGATGACATGGGACGACTGCTCAAAGATATGCGTCAACGTTATTCGGAACTGTCTCAAGTACCGATTTACTTAGTCTCAACACCAGATTTTAAGGGTACATTACAAGATGGCTTTGCTGCAGCTGTAGAAAGTATCGTCAAGGAAATTCCGCAAACGACTGACAGACAAAATTGTTGTCCCAAGCAAATCACTATTTTGGCTAGTTCTGCTTTTACTCCTGGTGACTTGCAAGAAATTAAAGAAATTGTCTCTGCTTTTGGTTTGCAGCCTATCATTGTCCCTGACATATCTGGGTTACTAAATATTCACGCATTAGATGATCGGCATAGTTTGGTAACATCTGGTGGTACTAGCTTGCCACAATTAAGAGCTATTCCTCATTCTGTATTCACAATCGCATTAGGTGAGAGTATGCGCGGTGCAGCGCGAATCTTATCTCAAAAGTTCTGTACACCTTACGAAGTGTTTGACACAGTTTCAGGTTTAGAAGCTGCTGATAAATTCCTCCAAGCATTAGCAGATATCAGCAGTATCCCTGTACCAGCAAAATATCGTTACCAACGCTTACAGCTACAAGATGCAATGCTAGATGCTCACTTTTACTTTGGTGGTAAACGAGTCTCCTTAGCATTGGAACCAGATTTACTTTGGTCAACAGTTTCTTTTTTACAGTCGATGGGAGCGCAAATTCACGCGGCTGTGACTACAGCACGTTCCCCTCTGCTAGAAAAACTTCCAATCACCAGCGTGACTATCGGCGATTTAGAAGACTTTGAGCAACTAGCAGTTGGCTCAGATTTACTCATTAGTAATTCTCATGCAGTTACCATTTCTCAACGCCTAACAATCCCAATCTATCGTCAGGGAATCCCCATTTACGACCGTTTAGGGCATAATCAGTCCACCAAAGTAGGCTACCGAGGCACTATGCAGTATTTATTTGATATTGGTAATCTACTTTATGAGCAAAACAAGGCGAAAGTTTAG
- the nifX gene encoding nitrogen fixation protein NifX: protein MKVAFTTSDGTHIDTHFGVAKEIDVYEVSKDGFNFVETLTFEGDLEAAEHEDKITPKMEAIIDCKIVYVKAIGTPVGNKLTKQGVTLVRAQEYDRVPDILHMLVKSCNGDAPPLLRKALLQEENDFAYSHDEE, encoded by the coding sequence ATGAAAGTAGCTTTTACGACAAGTGACGGAACACATATTGACACTCATTTTGGAGTGGCGAAAGAAATTGATGTGTATGAAGTATCTAAAGATGGGTTTAATTTTGTTGAGACTTTAACTTTTGAGGGTGACCTAGAAGCAGCCGAGCATGAGGATAAGATTACACCCAAAATGGAAGCAATTATTGATTGCAAAATTGTATATGTGAAAGCTATTGGTACGCCAGTCGGCAACAAATTAACTAAGCAAGGTGTAACTCTTGTAAGAGCGCAAGAATATGATAGAGTTCCTGATATTTTGCATATGTTAGTTAAAAGTTGTAATGGGGATGCACCGCCTCTTTTGCGTAAAGCTTTGCTACAGGAAGAAAATGACTTCGCATATTCTCATGATGAAGAATAG
- the nifE gene encoding nitrogenase iron-molybdenum cofactor biosynthesis protein NifE, with product MKNSQEEINNLLNNTTCEHKQVTSNNNKKPTCKKPPQPGAAQGNCPFEGAMVALGPITDVAHLVHGPVSCTRNPWGSRGSLSSGSKLYQIGFSTDLSEQDIVFGGEKKLYQSILEIAKRYHPAAIFVYATCVTALIGDDIDSICKAAEDETDIPVIHINAPGFIGSKNLGNRIGGDALLKYVVGTASPEFTTPFDINIIGDYNVAGEIWNVLPLFKSLGIRVLSKITGDARYEEICHAHRAKLNVVICSNVSLKIAQKMQELYGIPYIEESFYGVENMSRCLRNIAEALGKLLGDSSATRYLLERTERLITKKTAALDIALAPYRSRLEGKRIVLYSGGVKSWSIILAAKDLGMEVVATSDRKSTEDEKIKIKQLLGQDGLVLSKGSPKALLQVLQDTKADMLVAGASNQYTALKARIPFLDINHERHHAYAGYDGMVEMARELYKALYSPVWQQIRNPAPWEQKIGDLAEDITLN from the coding sequence ATGAAAAACTCTCAAGAAGAAATCAATAACTTACTCAACAATACAACTTGCGAACATAAACAAGTTACATCTAATAACAACAAAAAACCTACTTGTAAAAAACCACCACAACCAGGAGCGGCTCAAGGTAATTGTCCTTTTGAAGGCGCAATGGTTGCTCTAGGCCCAATTACTGATGTTGCTCATTTAGTACATGGCCCTGTTTCTTGTACTCGTAACCCTTGGGGAAGTCGTGGTAGTCTCTCTTCTGGCTCTAAACTTTATCAAATCGGCTTTAGTACAGATTTGAGTGAACAAGATATTGTTTTTGGTGGAGAAAAGAAGCTTTATCAAAGTATTCTAGAAATTGCTAAACGTTATCATCCGGCAGCTATATTTGTTTATGCTACTTGTGTGACTGCTTTAATTGGTGATGATATAGATAGTATTTGTAAAGCTGCTGAAGATGAAACTGATATTCCTGTTATTCATATAAATGCGCCTGGATTTATTGGTAGTAAGAATTTGGGTAATCGTATTGGTGGTGACGCTTTATTAAAGTACGTAGTTGGTACTGCATCACCAGAATTCACTACTCCATTTGATATCAATATTATTGGTGATTACAATGTTGCTGGTGAAATATGGAATGTTTTACCACTATTCAAGAGTTTGGGTATTCGTGTTTTATCTAAAATTACAGGTGATGCTCGCTATGAAGAAATTTGCCATGCTCATCGTGCCAAGTTAAATGTAGTGATTTGCTCTAATGTTTCGCTCAAAATAGCACAAAAAATGCAGGAATTGTACGGCATTCCTTATATAGAAGAATCTTTCTACGGTGTAGAAAATATGAGCCGTTGCTTGCGGAATATTGCCGAAGCATTAGGTAAATTGCTTGGCGATAGTTCAGCTACACGCTATCTTCTAGAGCGCACAGAACGCTTGATTACTAAAAAAACCGCAGCCTTAGATATTGCTTTAGCTCCTTACCGTTCGCGGTTAGAAGGAAAGCGTATTGTTCTTTATAGTGGTGGTGTCAAAAGTTGGTCGATTATTTTAGCAGCAAAAGATTTAGGAATGGAAGTTGTTGCTACGAGCGATCGCAAAAGTACAGAAGATGAAAAAATAAAAATTAAGCAGCTACTTGGACAAGATGGTCTTGTTCTGTCTAAAGGTAGTCCTAAAGCATTATTACAAGTTCTACAAGATACAAAAGCTGATATGTTAGTGGCTGGCGCTAGCAATCAATATACAGCGCTAAAAGCACGTATTCCTTTCTTAGATATTAACCATGAACGTCATCATGCCTATGCTGGTTACGATGGCATGGTAGAAATGGCAAGAGAATTATATAAAGCTTTGTATAGTCCTGTGTGGCAACAAATAAGAAATCCTGCTCCTTGGGAACAGAAAATTGGCGATTTAGCTGAGGATATTACTCTTAATTGA
- a CDS encoding TOBE domain-containing protein yields the protein MPRKEQGWITFQASDEERKLLDKLSKKLRRTKTEILREMLRGLEQSYTRSPKSTATPKPQQKEPNSQFIEITNSQKHLKINSHNILQGIITEVLRTEITSQITIKVIQEVELTSIITTASVDELDLSEGTEAYVVINSNNIVIAREESSVLNADRCNKV from the coding sequence ATGCCAAGAAAAGAGCAGGGCTGGATTACATTTCAAGCATCAGATGAAGAGCGAAAACTGCTCGATAAATTATCTAAAAAGTTGCGCCGTACTAAAACAGAAATCCTGCGAGAAATGTTACGTGGGCTTGAGCAAAGTTATACGCGATCGCCAAAATCAACAGCAACTCCAAAGCCACAACAAAAAGAGCCGAATAGTCAGTTTATAGAAATTACTAATTCTCAAAAGCATCTCAAAATTAACTCACATAATATACTTCAAGGCATCATCACAGAAGTGTTGCGTACAGAAATAACTAGTCAAATCACTATCAAAGTGATTCAAGAAGTAGAGTTAACTTCAATTATTACCACTGCCTCAGTAGATGAATTAGATTTATCCGAAGGTACAGAAGCTTACGTAGTGATCAACTCTAATAATATAGTGATAGCAAGGGAAGAATCTTCTGTACTGAATGCAGACCGTTGCAACAAGGTATAA
- the vnfD gene encoding nitrogenase vanadium-iron protein, alpha chain: protein MPLKLLKCDETIPEREKHVYIKEKGEDTTQFLPLSNIETIPGSLSERGCSYCGAKLVIGGVLKDTIQMIHGPIGCAYDTWHTKRYPSDNGHFQLKYVWSSDMKEQHVVFGGEKQLAKSIREAFKEFPDIKRMIVYTTCATALIGDDIRAVVKSAQQELGDVDIFCVECPGFAGVSQSKGHHVLNIAWINEKVGTFEPEITSPYTINVIGDYNIQGDTFVLEKYMEKMGVQIIAHFTGNGTYDALRGMHRAQLNVTNCARSAGYIANELKKRYGIPRMDVDTWGFDYCQEALRKIGAFFGIEDRAEAVIAEEVAKYQDRMNWYKERLKGKKVCIWTGGPRLWHWTKALEDDLGMQVVSMSSKFGHQEDFEKVIARGQEGTIYIDDGNELEFFEVLEMIRPDVVLTGPRVGALVKKLHLPYINGHGYHNGPYMGFEGAVNMARDLYNAIYSPLMNLAGIDIRDDETKKFLFSEDVKAEERPVVEKTSNISTIDQVVVETPAHQSLCVDRNNLVANSSFLPTHEVKGWNLELRTLVSEENRRFMDSEVQSAKSVDMTFDDAGASDETLILETQTSPTKLQLSQWQLVSRKVWGILKQLPQYIAKFSSQNQPLILGIILMIAVLITVKLVIALLNAINEIPLLPFVFELVGISYVGWFISRYLLKASARQELVNRIHSLQKEIV, encoded by the coding sequence ATGCCATTGAAACTATTGAAATGCGACGAAACAATTCCCGAACGGGAAAAGCACGTTTATATCAAAGAAAAAGGCGAAGACACCACCCAATTCTTACCACTATCAAACATTGAAACCATCCCCGGCTCACTCTCAGAAAGAGGCTGTAGCTATTGCGGTGCGAAACTCGTAATTGGTGGTGTACTCAAAGACACCATTCAAATGATTCACGGCCCCATCGGCTGCGCCTACGACACCTGGCACACCAAACGCTATCCCAGCGACAACGGACACTTTCAACTCAAATATGTCTGGTCATCAGACATGAAAGAGCAACACGTCGTCTTTGGTGGAGAAAAACAACTAGCCAAATCCATCAGAGAAGCCTTCAAAGAATTTCCCGACATCAAACGGATGATTGTCTACACCACCTGCGCCACCGCCTTGATTGGTGATGATATTCGCGCCGTCGTTAAAAGCGCACAGCAAGAACTAGGTGATGTAGACATCTTCTGTGTAGAATGTCCTGGATTTGCTGGTGTGAGCCAATCCAAAGGACACCACGTCCTTAACATCGCTTGGATTAACGAAAAAGTTGGGACATTTGAACCAGAAATCACCTCACCCTACACCATCAACGTCATCGGCGACTACAACATCCAAGGTGACACCTTTGTACTGGAGAAGTACATGGAAAAAATGGGCGTACAAATCATCGCCCACTTTACAGGGAACGGTACTTACGACGCGCTCAGAGGAATGCACAGAGCGCAACTCAACGTTACCAACTGTGCCCGGAGTGCCGGTTATATCGCCAACGAACTCAAGAAAAGATACGGCATCCCCCGGATGGACGTAGACACTTGGGGCTTTGACTATTGCCAAGAAGCATTGCGGAAAATCGGTGCTTTCTTTGGTATTGAAGACAGAGCCGAAGCTGTGATTGCTGAAGAAGTTGCTAAATACCAAGACAGGATGAATTGGTATAAAGAACGGCTCAAAGGCAAAAAAGTCTGTATTTGGACAGGTGGCCCCAGATTGTGGCACTGGACAAAAGCATTGGAAGATGACTTAGGAATGCAAGTCGTATCCATGTCTTCCAAGTTTGGACACCAAGAAGACTTTGAAAAAGTCATTGCCAGAGGTCAAGAAGGCACAATCTATATTGATGATGGTAATGAACTAGAATTCTTTGAAGTTCTAGAGATGATCCGTCCTGATGTAGTGTTGACTGGGCCCCGTGTCGGTGCGTTAGTCAAGAAATTGCACTTACCATACATCAATGGTCATGGTTACCACAATGGGCCATACATGGGATTTGAAGGTGCAGTGAATATGGCGCGTGACTTATACAATGCCATTTACTCTCCTTTGATGAACTTGGCTGGTATTGATATCCGCGATGATGAAACCAAGAAGTTTTTATTCTCTGAGGATGTCAAAGCCGAGGAAAGGCCTGTAGTTGAGAAAACAAGCAATATCTCGACTATAGATCAAGTGGTTGTGGAAACACCTGCTCATCAAAGCCTTTGTGTAGATAGAAATAATCTTGTGGCTAACTCTTCATTTCTCCCTACACATGAAGTCAAAGGCTGGAATTTAGAACTCAGAACTCTTGTTAGTGAAGAAAATAGGAGATTTATGGACAGCGAAGTACAATCAGCAAAATCTGTGGATATGACATTTGACGATGCGGGAGCAAGCGATGAAACTTTAATACTGGAAACTCAGACATCGCCAACTAAACTACAATTATCTCAATGGCAGCTAGTTAGCAGAAAAGTTTGGGGAATTTTAAAACAATTACCTCAATACATAGCTAAATTTTCTTCTCAAAACCAGCCATTAATTCTCGGTATCATCTTGATGATTGCTGTACTAATTACGGTGAAGCTAGTTATAGCTTTATTAAATGCAATCAATGAGATTCCATTACTGCCATTCGTTTTTGAGTTGGTTGGTATTAGTTATGTAGGATGGTTTATCTCTCGATATCTACTCAAAGCTTCTGCTCGTCAAGAATTAGTTAACAGAATTCACTCTCTCCAAAAAGAAATTGTTTAG
- a CDS encoding cytochrome ubiquinol oxidase subunit I has product MSFFADTVMLSRIQFAVTSIFHMFWPILTIGMSWYLVVMEVLWLKTKDTNFYHHARFWSKLYILNFGLGVASGVAIEFEFGANWAPFSLAVGDFLGSILGFEGTMAFMLEAAFLGIMIYGWNRVPPLMHLLATILVAIGATLSSFWIIVANSWMQTPSGGEMVDGKFLVHSYLEAIFNPAALSSWVHMVLAILETALFVIGGISAWYILNKRYEEFFSKSFKLAIALAILVTPLQIIVGHFSGEEVYHNQPAKLAAIEALWDTVPAGESAPWNVLVAPNVQDSKNNWSLSVPGGLGMVLSMKPQLDEPVLGLNEWKPEDRPHAVSLIFYSFRMMVGIGFFFVGLMGVSLVQWLRGKLTVENITAQTWLMRAWIFAAPLGYLAVESGWMVREVGRQPWIVYGKIRTAEAVSHVPASNVLVSLIAYTSIYLMLLGCALYFGSRIVRQGPNLGLPIPNPDLLKSSKAESLT; this is encoded by the coding sequence ATGAGTTTTTTTGCAGATACAGTGATGCTTTCACGCATCCAATTTGCTGTTACCAGCATCTTCCATATGTTTTGGCCCATCTTAACAATTGGGATGTCTTGGTATTTGGTGGTGATGGAAGTACTATGGCTAAAAACCAAAGATACTAATTTTTATCACCATGCACGTTTTTGGTCAAAACTATACATTCTTAATTTTGGGCTTGGTGTTGCTTCTGGTGTCGCCATTGAATTTGAATTTGGCGCAAATTGGGCACCATTTTCTTTAGCTGTTGGTGACTTTTTAGGTAGTATTCTAGGCTTTGAAGGCACGATGGCATTTATGCTAGAAGCTGCTTTCCTGGGAATTATGATTTATGGTTGGAATCGTGTTCCACCTCTGATGCACTTGCTAGCAACTATATTGGTCGCCATTGGTGCTACACTCTCATCTTTCTGGATTATTGTTGCTAACTCATGGATGCAAACACCATCTGGTGGGGAAATGGTGGATGGGAAATTTTTGGTTCATAGTTACCTAGAAGCAATTTTCAACCCAGCAGCTTTAAGTAGCTGGGTTCACATGGTATTAGCAATTCTCGAAACCGCCTTGTTTGTCATTGGTGGTATCAGTGCTTGGTATATCCTCAACAAGCGCTATGAAGAGTTTTTTAGCAAATCTTTCAAACTTGCGATCGCATTAGCTATTCTTGTCACTCCTCTACAAATTATTGTTGGTCACTTCAGTGGTGAGGAAGTATACCACAACCAACCTGCAAAATTAGCTGCGATCGAAGCTTTATGGGACACCGTACCTGCTGGTGAATCTGCACCTTGGAATGTTTTGGTTGCACCCAATGTTCAAGACAGTAAGAATAACTGGTCACTTAGTGTACCAGGTGGTTTAGGTATGGTTTTATCCATGAAACCTCAACTTGACGAACCTGTATTGGGTTTAAATGAGTGGAAACCAGAAGATCGTCCCCATGCAGTATCTCTGATATTTTATTCTTTCCGCATGATGGTAGGTATTGGCTTCTTTTTTGTGGGCTTAATGGGAGTCAGCCTCGTGCAATGGTTGCGCGGTAAGCTGACTGTAGAAAATATTACTGCCCAAACTTGGTTAATGCGAGCTTGGATATTTGCTGCACCCTTGGGATATCTCGCTGTGGAATCAGGCTGGATGGTGCGAGAAGTTGGGAGACAACCTTGGATTGTTTACGGCAAAATTCGTACTGCTGAGGCTGTATCTCACGTTCCCGCTAGCAATGTCTTAGTCTCACTGATTGCTTATACCAGTATCTATTTAATGTTACTTGGCTGCGCTTTGTATTTTGGTAGTCGGATTGTTCGCCAAGGGCCAAATTTAGGACTTCCAATCCCCAATCCAGATTTACTCAAGAGCAGTAAAGCAGAAAGTTTGACCTAA